GGAACACCGATTGCGCGTCTTAGCCCAACAGTACTGTTAGTTAAATTCGGGTTGTAAAATCTTCGAGCTTCATCGACTAGACCGGCTTGAACCATCTTGTCAACACGTTTCGACACAAAAGATTGCAAAACTGGCAAAGAAACATCAACCCATAAAAAGCAACAATTGTACCTTTTCTGGAACTCAATGTTATCATGAACTAAAGCCTTAATATACGAGTTCGAACCACCAGCGATGATTGGAAGTCGATCTTTTGCAACGATTGAGTCGACTACTTTTGACGCTTCATGTCGAAAATGATCAGCAGTGAACTCGACGTTAGGATCAACAAATCCCATTAGATGGTGTGGGATACCATGACACTCTTCCTCGGTAACTTTGTTTGTAGCGATATCAAGACCTTTATAAACTTGCATCTTATCGGAGTTAACGATTTCAGCGTTGAATTTGGTGGCAAGATGAATCGAAAGTTTCGATTTTCCGGTCCCTGTTGCACCCATCACTATGATCACTTTGTCTTTTCGACAACGTGGTAAAAACGTGTCCATGTTGATACCACCGGGGAAACTCACCGATGGAACGGCTACTTGTTTGCAAACCGCAAAAAGGCTCTTCATCATTATAAACCTGAAAATAAAGTTAAAGGAGAAGGACATCATTCTTTTGTACTATAGTTCAGTCGTGGACGAAAAGTGTGTGTGTTTGCTGTTAAAAAAACATAATACACAATTTGATAGTTTATGTATCACTGCTACTTAGTTATAAGTAGGTTTTCTGGTGAAGGTAGCCTAGCAGTTGGAAGATATGCAACAAAAAGCGGAATTCGCTCAATTTTAGCCCCCTAACCAGGAGTTACATGATTTTTCTGTACATAATGGTCGTGGGACCGGTCGGT
This genomic window from Rutidosis leptorrhynchoides isolate AG116_Rl617_1_P2 chromosome 2, CSIRO_AGI_Rlap_v1, whole genome shotgun sequence contains:
- the LOC139890754 gene encoding adenylate isopentenyltransferase 5, chloroplastic-like, translated to MMKSLFAVCKQVAVPSVSFPGGINMDTFLPRCRKDKVIIVMGATGTGKSKLSIHLATKFNAEIVNSDKMQVYKGLDIATNKVTEEECHGIPHHLMGFVDPNVEFTADHFRHEASKVVDSIVAKDRLPIIAGGSNSYIKALVHDNIEFQKRYNCCFLWVDVSLPVLQSFVSKRVDKMVQAGLVDEARRFYNPNLTNSTVGLRRAIGVPELDRYFRNENMENLTDAIDKIKTNTCKLAARQLQNILRLQNQLEWDMHHFDATEAFVNDGFKAEEAWESLVARPSRLIVRDFLYEENEESAAHNFSKIMSTNSVITGPTISTAAAATAVNAIAAVAAG